Below is a genomic region from Bradyrhizobium sp. 1(2017).
GCAAGCTTGCGCGTTGCTTCAACGTTTAATGACCTGCTTGCAGCAGCAAGCTGGCATGCACAACGCGTAGCCGCCTTGCCGGCTCACCAATCCGGATCGACGTAATAGGGATCGGCCATATAGGGCGGCATCCACCGGCCTCGCGGCGGCGGCCTGGGCCGCCTGGGTTCGGCCGCCGGTATGCGCGGCCGGGCATGCGCAGCCGCATCGTTGCTCACCACGCTGCGCACGACGGGCTTGGGGGCTGCAGAGGCGGATGACGCCGATGACGCGCTCAGTTGCGTCTGCAGCGCCTGGACCTGCGCGGCGAGGCGCGCATTCTCCGCCGCATCCTTCTCCTGCGCCGCCTTGAGCTGCTGAATCGTGGCGGCCTGCTCGCGCAGGGTCTGCTCGTTGCTGCTCTTCAGTTGCTCGAGCTTGCCGCTGATGCTCGCAAGCTCGCTCGTGATGGCCTTGAGCGATTGCGCGAGCTCCGGCGATGCCGGCTCAGGCGCCGCGGCAGCGGCAGGCTTTGGCGCGCTGTCCGTGTCCTTGGCGGCTGGCGGTGCGGGCACAAGGCTCGGTTCATCCGCGGCAGCCAGTTGCACCGCCGGCGGCTGCGCTGGAGTTTCGACGGCGGACGACTGAGGTGGCGCGCTCGCAGGCGGCGGAGCCCATCGCGCCATGATCGACTTGCCGATCGATGTGGCCTCGTCGCCATATTGCGAAGCGACGGCGGCACCGAGCAAGCCGATCGCCAACACGAGAATGAACAAGGCGCGCATCATGGCCCGGTCTCCCTTCAGGCCCTGGTCGCGAGGCTCGCGAGGCTTGGCATTCGAAATTTTGGCATTCTGAACCTTGACGTCCGGCGCAGGCGTCTTGTCTCCGGATGTGGCGGCTGCCGTCGCAGCGGCGCTTGCGTGCGAGGTCCGCGGGGCTTCGCTGCTCCGTTCCATTCCGGAAACCAGCCGGTCCAGCCGCGCAAGGTCTTCCTCTGCGCTCTTGATCCGGTCATAGGCCCGCGTCAGCCCGCTATCGGCGCGCGCCGCATCAGGATTGGCGGCGTCAGGCTTGGCAGCATCCGGCTTGGACGTATCAGACTTGCCGGTATCCGGTTTGGGGTCGTTCGTGTCAGGCACCGATGCGCTCTCCATCCGGTCGGGCTTCAATGGGAGGCAGTCCGATCTTGGAAAGGATAGGTCTCGCCGCTGTCTGACACAACGCGTGTGGCGAGGAAAAATTATGGCGGGCTCGGAAGCGGGGCGGAGTGAGGCCGCTAGCGCGCGGGTAGGTTCGGTTAGCTCCGTGGCTGCGCAAAGCGCAGTGAGTAAGAGGCCCGAGCGAAGCCCATCAACGCCGATGCTCGAATGATGGGCTTCGCGAGGGGCCTACCTATGGACATCCGGCGCCTGCGGCGCCGGAACAGGCAACTGCCGCTAGTGACGTGTTGCGCGGATTTCGAGCGTCGTCTGGGTGAGCCTGGCCACGAACCCCTCAAGATGCATGACCCGTTGTCTGGTCAATTGTTCATGCAACGCGGCGATCTTCTGGGATTCGGCGACGAACGATTCGCACGCCTGTTTCGCGTACTCCATCTGAAGCTCAAAGGCCTCGACGGGTGAGCGCGCCGTCGCGAGCTTTCCCAGGAAGGTCCAGGCACGCTCAACCGACGTCCCGATGTAGTCGCCATAGGCATCGGCAATCGCCCGCGTGCTGGCCTGGGAAGGTTCCGCCGCCGCGACCGGCGCGCTTGCAGCGATCTCGACCCCGGAAGCCGCGCCCGGCAAGGCTGCAGCCGAAGGTGCCTGCGCACTGATCGCTGGGCTCGTCTCTTGCCTTGTTTTTTGCTCGGTCTCATGCCTGTTCTGTTGGCTGATCTCTTGGCTGATCCCTTGGCTGACGTCCGCCGAGGCATCCGGCAATTGATGCGCTGCGCCTGCGCGTTTCTCGCTGGCTGCGGTCCGTTGCCCGGCCTTCTTCTTGCCGCCGCGCCGACCTGATTTTCCCGTTGGCTTATTTTCTCCCGCACTCAACATTGCAAATGGCTCCTGAATATCGCTGAAGCCGCGAGCCTCCGTCGCGTTTGCGCTGAAATCGCGCTTGCGGGTTGTCGCTTGCGTGGCGGCCATGTGGTGAGATTTTGCCGGGCATCGGCAAGGCGTAATTCGCAGGTGATGGCCTGGACTACTTCGCGGAGCCTGTCATCGCGCCGCGCTCCGCGCGGGCCCGGTGGCTCGCAATAACGGGCGTCCTGGTCCTCGCGCGTTCGTCGTCACCGGAACAGGGCGACATAGATCACGTACAGCCAGCCCAAGATGCCGTGGATGATCGCCCACAGGATCGAATGATTGTTGGTGTAGGAGATTGCGATGGCGAGTGCGGAGCCAAAACCCACGCCGTATTTCGCACCCTCGACCCGAACCCCGTAGTAGCGATTGCCGTTCATGGCGGTCCTTCCCGCGGGCCACGCTTGCTCATCATGCCTTATAAAGCTCTTCCGGCAATTGTGAAATGACACACAGACGGCAGCGCTCGGGTCTGCGCCTCGCTGGCGTTTCAACTTGTCGCCCCGCGGACGTTTCATGCCGCGCAGCGGTTTCGCGCGCGCTGGGTTGCCAGAAGAGACGCAAGACAAGCTGCGAGGCAAGCACGCCGCAACCCGACTATTCCGCTTTAGATCGCAACCGGTGTGCGAGCTTGAGCCCATGGAGCAAGACCTCGCGGACCGAACGCGCGCGGCTGCGAGGTTAACACATTGGTCATGTCTTTGCGGTCATTTTCACGACCTCAGTCAGCAAAGAGGCACCATGTCCGACATCACCATTCCCGGCGGCAAGATCCGTTCCTTCGTCGAGCGGATCGAGAACCTCGACAGCGAAATGCAGGAGTTGAGCGAACAGAAGAAGGAAGTCTTCGCGGAAGCCAAGGGCGAGGGCTTCGACGTGAAGATCCTCAAGGAAATCATCAAGCTGCGCAAGGAAGACAAGAACGAGCGCGACGAGCGCGAAAGCCTGCTCGACCTCTACATGCGCGCGATGGAGACGGCCTCGCCGGAACAGGCGAAGGCGGCGTGAGACGATCGCGACAATGCAAAGGAGCGATAGCCGCGGCGTGCGGCTATCGCTCCCGCAAGACGATGACGAGTTGATCGACTTTGTGATGCGTTTGGTTCGATCTCGCTGCAATCCCGGCCATCAATAGCGGCCGCCGCTGCCCTTTTGCTGCGTGATCCAGGCCGACAATGATTTCGGCGCCGCTTTCGCAGTCCGGCCCGGTGATGCCTTCGAATTGTCGCGGGCGCCTTTCGCCAGACGGGTGCGCGGCGCTTCCGTTGCGCCAGCGCCCCTCAAGGCAGCCGTCGATGCTTCTGCGGCTTCTTTCTCAAGTCGCAACTGTTTCAATCGCGCCATCTTGAGGCGCTCTGCCTCGACTTCGGGTCGTTCGGACAACAGCGGCTTGTGTTGAGCAAGTTCGGCCGCGACCAGCACACCGACAATGGTTGTCTCGCCGAGCGCCTTGCAGGCCTCTAACCGATGCAGTCCCTCGACCAGAACCAGGCGGTCTCCGTCGAGCCGAACGGAAATGGGCTCCTGTTGTCCGATCTCCATAATACTTTCCGCGACCTCCGCGACGGTCTCGGGCTTGATGGCTTTCTTCTGCTTCGTGGGAACGAAGATCTTCTCGATCGGGAGGCTTTCCGGTTTGGGCATAACTCAACTCCGCTTCTACCGGGCCCGTCGGAACCCATGCCGGTGGTGATTGGAGTTTAGGAGGGAAGGGGGCGACCGCAAAGGGAATTTCGGCAGCAGGATATTGAGGAGCATCGAAGTCGGAACCAAGATGCGATTACGGCAATGCACTAAACGCCCACCAAATGCGAACCGAAGCCGCAGATCGGCAGGACGGAGCGAGCGAATTTAGTGCGCTGTCACCGCAATCTGTAGTTTCATCTTCCTGTCGATTGCAAACCTCAAAGGTCTTCGGGATGGGTATACGACCACTTCTCGAACTTTAACTTCCCATCTTCCCAAAACCTGTAGAGACAGGCTTCCCAGAGCACAAAAACGCGTTTGAATCTGGTCTTGGCGGGCGCTGTGTGATCGCGAAGAATGGGCAAGCCCTCTTCCACGAAGGCACCGTAGCAACCGAGGTTAACGTAGATCGCCAAGTTAATCTCTGGTGAGTAGTTCTTTTCCAGCTTCTTCGCGACCACTCGATCAATCGCTGCTGGAATTGCCTCAAATCGCTCACGCCAGCTCTCGACCGGATCCGGCCGAGGAATCAGGTCATCCGGTTCGTCGCCACGCCGCCGACCGTCCATGTCTGCCTCGGTGGCTTCGAATTGCTCAATCCTTTCGTCAGTCTGAATCTCGAAATCGGGGCGGTCAGACGAGATCAGTCGAACCAGGTCGGACGACAGCGCAGATGCGAGCCGGCTCGCAATCCAGGCGTCACGTAAGAAGGCGAGGCCGCCTTGGCCGAAAAATATCTTTCGGGGAATGGTTTGAGTTATCTGATCGATACGAGCGCGGAATACGTCCGGCTGAGTCCATTCCGAAAGGTCGTTTTTCCAAGCGTTGAGAGTGTCTTTAGGAACACGAGTGAGAGGTGAGATCTCCCTTCTCTCCGAGATTGCAAGCTGGACGCTGTTGCTCAAGTGCACTGGCCCCGCGTTAAGAAAAAGGCCGCTCAACGGAGCGGCCTTCCCACGTCATCGCTAGTTTAGTCGGTTCTAGATAGTCACGAACACCCCGTCGTGCTGCCGCAAGTATCGCACTTCATACAGGTCCCATTCCGCACCAACGTGAAGTTGCCGCACTCCGAGCACATCTCGCCCTCGTAGCCCTTGGCCTTGGCTTCCGCGCGGCGCTCGGCCTTGGTGGGGGCGGCGGTTGCGGCGCTGCCGGCCTTGCTCCACTGGAGCTGCTCGAGCTTCTCCGTGGGGGAGAGGTCGTGGCTGGCTTCCTGCTTCAGGGCGACGGCGCCTTCGATGGCATCGCCGGCGCGGGCACTCGTGCCGTGCGCGGCGAGGGCCGTGACCTTGCTGCCGCCTGATGGCGCGCCGTCGTTGCCTTGCGAGACCGCGGCCGAGCCGCCGCGCATCACGACGAGGTTGTCCGTGCGCGAGCGGGTGAGGCCGCGCGAGACCAGCCTGGTCGCGTGGTGGCCGCCGTCCTCGTCCGGCTCCCTGCCTTCCTCGACGCCCTTGCCGAGCGCGTCGAAGCCGGTCTCGTTGGGATCGACATGGGCGAGGTCGAAGCGCGACATGTAGCTCACCGCCAGCTCGCGGAAGACGTAGTCGAGGATCGAGGTCGCGTACTTGATGCTGTCGTTGCCCTGCACGGGGCCCGCCGGCTCGAAGCGGGTGAAGGTGAAGGCGTCGACATATTCGTCCAGCGGCACGCCGTATTGCAGGCCCAGCGACACCGCGATGGCGAAGTTGTTGATGAAGGAGCGGAGCGCCGCGCCTTCTTTGTGCATGTCGATGAAGATCTCGCCGAGACGGCCGTCGTCGTATTCGCCGGTCCGGAGATAGACCTTGTGGCCGCCGACGACCGCCTTCTGGGTGTAGCCCTTGCGGCGATCCGGCATCTTCTCGCGCTCGCGCATCACGATGATGCGCTCGACCAGCTTCTCGACGATCTTCTCCGAGACCTGGGCGGTGCGCGCCGCCATCGGCTTCTCGTAGAGATGGTCGACCGCGTCGTCCTCGTCCTCATCGTCGCTGATGAGCTGCGAGTTGAGCGGCTGGGAGAGCTTGGAGCCGTCGCGATAGAGCGCGTTGGCCTTCAGGGCAAGCTTCCACGACAGCATGTAGGCGGACTTGCAGTCCTCCACCGTGGCGTCGTTCGGCATGTTGATGGTCTTGGAGATCGCGCCCGAGATGAAGGGCTGCGCCGCCGCCATCATGCGGATGTGGCTCTCGACCGACAGATAGCGCTTGCCGATCTTGCCGCAGGGATTGGCGCAGTCGAACACCGGATAGTGCTCGGCCTTGAGGTGCGGGGCACCTTCCACCGTCATCGCGCCGCAGATGTGGACGTTGGCCGCCTCGATCTCGCGCCGGGTGAAGCCGACGGCCTGGAGCAGGTCGAAGCCGGGGGCCGCGATCGCCTCGGCGCCGATGCCGAGCTGGTCGCGGATGAAGTCCTCGCCGAAGGTCCACTTGTTGAAGGCGAACTTGATGTCGAAGGCGGTCGGCAGGGCCTTCTCGACCTTGGCGATCGCTTCATCGGTGAAGCCCTTGGCCTTGAGGGTCGAGGCGTTGATGCCGGGCGCGTTGGAGAGCGAGCCGTGGCCGACGGCATAGGCCTCGATCTCCGCGATCTCGCTCTCGCGATAGCCGAGCGCGCGCAGCGCCGCGGGGACCGCGCGGTTGATGATCTTGAAGTAGCCGCCGCCGGCGAGCTTCTTGAACTTCACCAGCGCGAAGTCGGGCTCGATGCCGGTGGTGTCGCAATCCATGACGAGGCCGATCGTGCCGGTCGGCGCGATCACCGTTGTCTGGGCGTTGCGATAGCCGTGCTGCTCGCCGAGCTCGAGTGCCGCATCCCAGGCTGCCTGCGCGTGGCTGACGAGGTCTCCTTGCGGGCACGACACGAGGTCCATCGGCACCGGGTTGACGGAGAGCGCCTCGTAACCGGAGGTCTCGCCATGCGCGGCGCGGCGGTGGTTGCGGATGACGCGCAGCATGTGCGCGGCGTTCTTCTTGTAGCCGGGGAAGGTGCCGAGCTCGGCCGCGATCTCGGCCGAGGTCTTGTAGGTGATGCCGGTCATCACTGATGTCAGCGCGCCGCAGAGCGCGCGGCCTTCCTTGCTGTCATAGGGCAGGCCCATGGTCATCAGCAGGCCGCCGATATTGGCGTAGCCGAGGCCGAGCGTGCGGAATTCGTAGGAGAGCTCGGCGATCGCCTTGGACGGGAACTGCGCCATCATCACGGAGATTTCGAGCACGAGGGTCCAGAGCCGGCAGAGATGCTCATAGCCTTCGACGTCGAACAGCTTGGTCGTGGTATTGTAGAACGTCAGCAAATTGGCGGAGGCGAGATTGCACGCCGTGTCGTCCAGGAACATGTATTCCGAGCACGGATTGGACGCGCGGATGTCGCCGGACGCCTTGCAGGTGTGCCAGTCGTTCATCGTGGTGTTGAAGTGCAGGCCCGGGTCGGCCGAGGCCCAGGCGGCGTAGCCGATCTTTTCCCAGAGGTCGCGCGCCTTCAGCGTCTTCGTCACCTTCTTGGAGGTGCGGGCGTTCAGGTTCCAGTCGCCGTCCGTTTCGACCGCACGGAGGAAGTCGTCCTTCAGCGAGACCGAGTTGTTGGAGTTCTGCCCGGAGACCGTGAGATAGGCTTCGCTATCCCAATCGGTGTCGTAGGTGTCGAACTGGATGTCCTTGTAGCCCTGCTTGGCGAACTGAATGACGCGCTTGATGTAGTTGTCGGGCACGAGCGAGCGGCGCGCGAGCTTGATCTCGCGGCGGAGCGCCGGGTTCTTCTCGGGGTCGAAGCAGTCGTCGCCCGAGCCTTCGCAGTTGACGCAGGCCTTCAGCACCAGCTTGAGGTGCTTCTGGTTGATCTTGGAGCCCGTGACGAGGGCGGCGACCTTCTGCTCCTCCTTCACCTTCCAGTCGATATAGGTCTCGATGTCGGGGTGATCGACGTCGACGACGACCATCTTGGCCGCGCGGCGCGTGGTGCCGCCCGACTTGATGGCGCCCGCCGCGCGGTCGCCGATCTTGAGGAAGCTCATCAGGCCGGACGAGCGGCCGCCGCCGGAGAGTTTTTCACCCTCGCCGCGCAGGCGCGAAAAATTGGAGCCGGTGCCCGAGCCGTATTTGAACAGGCGGGCTTCGCGGACCCAGAGGTCCATGATGCCGCCTTCGTTGACGAGGTCGTCGCCGACGCCCTGGATGAAGCAGGCATGCGGCTGCGGGTGCTCATAGGCCGACTTGGACTTGGTCAGCTTGCCGGTGAAGGGGTCGACATAATAGTGGCCCTGGCCGGGGCCGTCGATGCCGTAGGCCCAGTGCAGGCCGGTGTTGAACCATTGCGGCGAGTTCGGCGCGACCATCTGCATGGCGAGCATGTAGCGAAGCTCGTCGTAGAAGGTCTGGGCGTCCTCGTCGGTGGAGAAGTATTTGCCCTTCCAGCCCCAATAGGTCCAGCAGCCGGCGAGGCGGTCGAACACCTGCTTGGCTGAGAGCTCGCTGACATAGCGCTCCTTCTCGGGCAGGAGGCTAAGCGCCTCGGTGTCGGGCACGGAGCGCCACAGGAAGGAGGGGACGGATTCCTCCTCGACCTTCTTCAGACGCGCGGCGACGCCGGCCTTGCGGAAATATTTCTGGGCGAGCACGTCCGAGGCGACCTGCGACCACTCGGTCGGGACCTCGACGCCGTCCATTTTGAACACGACCGAGCCGTCGGGATTGCGAATCTCCGACGTGGTCAGGCGGAAATCGATTCCCGCGTAAGGTGACTGTCCTGAAGTGGTGTGGCGCCGCTCAATCCGCATGGTCTTGCCCCGTCCTTTAATCTTTTGACCGAACCGCCTCCGTTCAGGCGTCCGGCCGACATTTCGTTTGGCGAACCCTTGAAGGGCCTCGTGGCCCCAGAGGTTTCGCGGTTCTGGCCGGTGGATCCGGCTCACTTTCTCCCGGCGAAGGCCCGGTGCGAGCACCTTGCATCCGCCGGCACGTCCAGACCCGTCCGCCCCCAAGGGGATGGGTCCGACATGCGTTCAACGCCCCACAACATCACAACTTCTACCGGTGCCATGCGAGCCTGTTGCCGGCCCGTTCTGGCGCCCGAAAAGTCCGCTTCTCCGAGGGCAGACAAGCCCTCATCCCGCAGCCTTTGGCCGGCTGGCGGAGCTGAGATTTGCGAGACCCTTCGGGGGAGTGCCGGCGGGACGCAAACTCACTCGCGCCGAACGGACCGAAAGCTAGGACTCTCCGTTGCGCCCGTCAAGAACTAGTGCGAGTTCCTGAATCAAATACTAAATATGGTGGATTGCGGGGGATAACAGGGGTCTAGGCCGCGCCTGTTGTGGAGCCAAGTATCAGTGAGTCCTCACGGATTCCCAACCGAAAAAATTTGCATCCCGTGACGATGCGGAGGCTTCATCCCGCTGTTCACAGGGCAGGTATATTTTTGAACCATGGGATTGCGCCAGCGGGACTCACGTAGCCCTACGGAAGGTGAGGGCAGGCATGCCCGTCGGGGTGGTGGTTTGAGCGGCGAATCCGCGCCAAGCTGGTCGTAAGATTTTGCCGGATTGCCCTCATGCTTGATTCGACCCGCCGGGATGCGCGATCGCGCATCGCCCCGGCCGGCCTGATGTTCCTCGCGATCACCTCGATCGGCTGGGGCTTCAACTGGCCGGTGACCAAATTCCTACTCGCCGAGCTGCCACCACTGACCTTGCGCGGCGTGACCGGCGTGCTCGGAGCGGTGCTGCTGGCGCTGCTTGCGGTCGTGCGCCGGCAGAGCCTGAAGGTCGATCCGGCGATCTGGCCGCGCCTCCTCACCGCCGCCGTGCTCAACGTCACCGGCTGGATGGTGCTGATGGGCCTGGCGCTGCTCTGGCTGCCGGCGAGCGAGGCGGCGCTGATCGCCTACACCATGCCGGTCTGGGCCTCCATCATCGCCTGGCCGGTGCTGGGCGAGCGGCCGACGGTGCTGCGGACGATCGCGCTGGTGATGGCCTTTGCGGGCCTTGCCTCGATCATGGGCGGCAACGGCATTGCCGCCAGCGTCGAGAAGGCGCCCGGCATCATCATGGCGCTGTGCGGCGCCTTCGGCTTTGCGGTCGGCACGGTGTTCTCGAAGAGGTACCCGATCCATCTGCCGCCGATCACGGCCGCGGCCTGGCAGATCGGAATCGGCTGCCTGCCGATCTCGGTCATCGGCCTGCTGGTCGAGACCACGCATCTCTCGAACGTGACGCCGCTCGGCTGGTGGCTCCTGGTCTATTCGACGGTGGTGCAGTTCTGCATCGCCTATGTCAGCTGGTTCGCCGCATTGGCGCGCCTGCCGGCCTCGGTCGCGGCGATCGGTACCATGGCGGTGCCCGTGATCGGCGTGGTGGCGTCGGCGATCGCGCTGCATGAGCCGCTGGGGCCGGGCCAGATCTCGGCGCTGATCTTCACGCTGGCCGCGGTGGTGCTGGCGACGCGCGGTTAGGTGCCCAGCGCCTTCCTGATCATCTCGGCGAGCTGGTTTCTCCGGTAGGGCTTCGTCAGCAGCATCACGCCGTCGTCGAGCTTGCCGTGATGGACGATGGCATTGTCGGTGTAGCCGGAGGTGTAGAGCACCCTCACACCGGGCCGGCGCCTTGCCACCTCTTCGGCGAGTTCGCGTCCGCTCATGCCGCCGGGAATGACGACGTCGGTGAAGAGCAGATCGAACTTCTGGCCGCCATTGATCAACTCCAGCGCGCTTCGGCCATCGGGCGCGGCCACCGTCTTGTAGCCGAGGCTCTGCAGCTGCGCGGTGACGAAGTTGCGCACCAGCGGGTCGTCCTCGACCACGAAAATGGTCTCGGCGCCGCCCTCGGCCTGCGGCACGACCGCAGCGGCCATGTCTGCCGTGCCTTCGCCCGGCGGCAGATAGAGCTTGATCGTGGTGCCGTGGCCTTCCTCGCTGTAGATCTTGATGTGGCCGCCGGACTGCTTGACGAAGCCGTACACCATGGACAGGCCGAGGCCCGAACCCTTGCCGACCTCCTTGGTGGTGAAGAACGGCTCGAACGCCTTCTGCTGGACCTCGGCCGGCATGCCGGAGCCGGTGTCGCTGACGGCAAGCATCACGTAAGGGCCGGGCCGGACGTCCGGATTGTTCTGCGCATACGCCTCGTCGAGCACGACGCGGTGGGCCTCGAACAGCAGCTTGCCGCCGTTCGGCATGGCGTCGCGGGCGTTGATCGCCATGTTGAGCACGGCATTGGTGAGCCGGGACGGGTCGATATGCGACGTCATCGGCCCCTGTTCCAGCGCGGTCTCGATCTGGATCTGCTCGCCGAGGGTGGGGCGCAGGAGCTTTGCGATGTCCGCGACCGCGCCGCTGATCTCGACATTGCGCGGCTGGAGCGGCTGGCGGCGCGCAAAGGCGAGCAGATGCTGGATCAGCTCGGCGCAACGCTCGGCGGCATCGTCGATCAGGCGCGCGGTGCGCTGGAGCTCGGGTTGGCCCTTCAGGCTCTCCACCAGCGTCTCGGTGTTGCCGGAGATCACGGTCAGCATGTTGTTGAAGTCGTGCGCGACGCCGCCGGTCAGCTTGCCGATGGCATCCAGCTTCTGCGACTGGTACAGCTGCCGCTCGGTCTCCCGCGAGGTGGTTGCGTCGTGATAGACCAGAACCGCGCCGGAAATGTTGCCGTGGCCGTCTCGCATCGGCCGGCCGCTGATCATGAGATGGCGTGCAGGATCGCTGCCGTGCGGGCGGACGATCATCTCCAGCTCTTCGAACTGCTCGCCGCGCAGCACTCGCGTCGACGGCAGCTCGTCGGACTTCAGCGGCGTGACGCCGTCGCCGTGATAGACATCGGACAACGCGCGCAGATTGCGCAAATTCATCCCGGCGCGATGCAGCAACATGCGCTCGGCGGCTGGATTTGACAGAAGGACGGTGCCCTCAGCATCGATGACCAGCACCGCCTCCGCCATGCTGTGGAACGTGCTTTGCAGCACGTTGATCGAGAGGCGCAGCT
It encodes:
- a CDS encoding vitamin B12-dependent ribonucleotide reductase; protein product: MRIERRHTTSGQSPYAGIDFRLTTSEIRNPDGSVVFKMDGVEVPTEWSQVASDVLAQKYFRKAGVAARLKKVEEESVPSFLWRSVPDTEALSLLPEKERYVSELSAKQVFDRLAGCWTYWGWKGKYFSTDEDAQTFYDELRYMLAMQMVAPNSPQWFNTGLHWAYGIDGPGQGHYYVDPFTGKLTKSKSAYEHPQPHACFIQGVGDDLVNEGGIMDLWVREARLFKYGSGTGSNFSRLRGEGEKLSGGGRSSGLMSFLKIGDRAAGAIKSGGTTRRAAKMVVVDVDHPDIETYIDWKVKEEQKVAALVTGSKINQKHLKLVLKACVNCEGSGDDCFDPEKNPALRREIKLARRSLVPDNYIKRVIQFAKQGYKDIQFDTYDTDWDSEAYLTVSGQNSNNSVSLKDDFLRAVETDGDWNLNARTSKKVTKTLKARDLWEKIGYAAWASADPGLHFNTTMNDWHTCKASGDIRASNPCSEYMFLDDTACNLASANLLTFYNTTTKLFDVEGYEHLCRLWTLVLEISVMMAQFPSKAIAELSYEFRTLGLGYANIGGLLMTMGLPYDSKEGRALCGALTSVMTGITYKTSAEIAAELGTFPGYKKNAAHMLRVIRNHRRAAHGETSGYEALSVNPVPMDLVSCPQGDLVSHAQAAWDAALELGEQHGYRNAQTTVIAPTGTIGLVMDCDTTGIEPDFALVKFKKLAGGGYFKIINRAVPAALRALGYRESEIAEIEAYAVGHGSLSNAPGINASTLKAKGFTDEAIAKVEKALPTAFDIKFAFNKWTFGEDFIRDQLGIGAEAIAAPGFDLLQAVGFTRREIEAANVHICGAMTVEGAPHLKAEHYPVFDCANPCGKIGKRYLSVESHIRMMAAAQPFISGAISKTINMPNDATVEDCKSAYMLSWKLALKANALYRDGSKLSQPLNSQLISDDEDEDDAVDHLYEKPMAARTAQVSEKIVEKLVERIIVMREREKMPDRRKGYTQKAVVGGHKVYLRTGEYDDGRLGEIFIDMHKEGAALRSFINNFAIAVSLGLQYGVPLDEYVDAFTFTRFEPAGPVQGNDSIKYATSILDYVFRELAVSYMSRFDLAHVDPNETGFDALGKGVEEGREPDEDGGHHATRLVSRGLTRSRTDNLVVMRGGSAAVSQGNDGAPSGGSKVTALAAHGTSARAGDAIEGAVALKQEASHDLSPTEKLEQLQWSKAGSAATAAPTKAERRAEAKAKGYEGEMCSECGNFTLVRNGTCMKCDTCGSTTGCS
- a CDS encoding phasin family protein, with protein sequence MAATQATTRKRDFSANATEARGFSDIQEPFAMLSAGENKPTGKSGRRGGKKKAGQRTAASEKRAGAAHQLPDASADVSQGISQEISQQNRHETEQKTRQETSPAISAQAPSAAALPGAASGVEIAASAPVAAAEPSQASTRAIADAYGDYIGTSVERAWTFLGKLATARSPVEAFELQMEYAKQACESFVAESQKIAALHEQLTRQRVMHLEGFVARLTQTTLEIRATRH
- a CDS encoding CHASE3 domain-containing protein; protein product: MIPTQRVILGAGLAILLIITAASIALDVKSRSDAAWVNHTVQVQKKISDLRVLMRRAESAARGYELYRSQGFYDEFQAVRAQIAPALADLKRGVRDIPDQVALMEGTEPLALRRIEIAADAMRMRAENDQAGIAALNGKGEGRGLMDRVMGNLDQLSSEEERLLTARSQDSRRTGIVLLGIDVAGALVILLLVVMVMRESRRTEVALKSTLMETTAAKEALAAAVAERTEHLVNAHDELRLSINVLQSTFHSMAEAVLVIDAEGTVLLSNPAAERMLLHRAGMNLRNLRALSDVYHGDGVTPLKSDELPSTRVLRGEQFEELEMIVRPHGSDPARHLMISGRPMRDGHGNISGAVLVYHDATTSRETERQLYQSQKLDAIGKLTGGVAHDFNNMLTVISGNTETLVESLKGQPELQRTARLIDDAAERCAELIQHLLAFARRQPLQPRNVEISGAVADIAKLLRPTLGEQIQIETALEQGPMTSHIDPSRLTNAVLNMAINARDAMPNGGKLLFEAHRVVLDEAYAQNNPDVRPGPYVMLAVSDTGSGMPAEVQQKAFEPFFTTKEVGKGSGLGLSMVYGFVKQSGGHIKIYSEEGHGTTIKLYLPPGEGTADMAAAVVPQAEGGAETIFVVEDDPLVRNFVTAQLQSLGYKTVAAPDGRSALELINGGQKFDLLFTDVVIPGGMSGRELAEEVARRRPGVRVLYTSGYTDNAIVHHGKLDDGVMLLTKPYRRNQLAEMIRKALGT
- a CDS encoding DMT family transporter; amino-acid sequence: MLDSTRRDARSRIAPAGLMFLAITSIGWGFNWPVTKFLLAELPPLTLRGVTGVLGAVLLALLAVVRRQSLKVDPAIWPRLLTAAVLNVTGWMVLMGLALLWLPASEAALIAYTMPVWASIIAWPVLGERPTVLRTIALVMAFAGLASIMGGNGIAASVEKAPGIIMALCGAFGFAVGTVFSKRYPIHLPPITAAAWQIGIGCLPISVIGLLVETTHLSNVTPLGWWLLVYSTVVQFCIAYVSWFAALARLPASVAAIGTMAVPVIGVVASAIALHEPLGPGQISALIFTLAAVVLATRG
- a CDS encoding ParB N-terminal domain-containing protein codes for the protein MPKPESLPIEKIFVPTKQKKAIKPETVAEVAESIMEIGQQEPISVRLDGDRLVLVEGLHRLEACKALGETTIVGVLVAAELAQHKPLLSERPEVEAERLKMARLKQLRLEKEAAEASTAALRGAGATEAPRTRLAKGARDNSKASPGRTAKAAPKSLSAWITQQKGSGGRY
- a CDS encoding DUF2312 domain-containing protein, which translates into the protein MSDITIPGGKIRSFVERIENLDSEMQELSEQKKEVFAEAKGEGFDVKILKEIIKLRKEDKNERDERESLLDLYMRAMETASPEQAKAA